The Numenius arquata chromosome 11, bNumArq3.hap1.1, whole genome shotgun sequence genomic interval AGCAggagacttaagaaaaaaaaatgccttcagaGCAGTCATATTTACTGGCTACAACAAGCAGAAGAGGGAGGATTATTTAAGATCACCTTATTAGAGCTGGTCCAGTTATGGCTCCTGCTTTAACAGCAGGTGAGGTTGATGAAGCAGAGAGACACTGCCATCTAGTAGCCTGACAAGTTCTTAACATTCCTTTTTTACTGACAATGGCTTACACAATCTAAGGTTACTTGAAAAAGGTTGAAAAGTGCTTGCCCCGGTTTGCATAAATCAAACCTAACATTTTCACTTCTGCCCCTCCTGTCTTCCTTTCCAAAAAGAGTATTTTCCAGTGCTTTCAGGAAAGCAAGAGAGGGAGTTTGTTCTTTTCACGCAGACTGACACATCATGACAAACTGAAGAATGATGCAGTTTATCCTTGGGCTCATTAAGAAAGCTATTTACTTgtgcaaaccttaaaaaaaattcaggtcaGTCCTCTGACCTAAGCTTGGGACAGTTACACAAACTTTTCATCGACCCCCATCTCCATCACCAGGATGACATCGGGAAAAGTGAAGGCCCCCCAGTACATTAGAGTGGGGTTGCAAACTGACAACAACATGTTTTGAGGTATCTTCTACACCATTGTGCGTTAATACCTAAAAACCAGCCTTCCAAAGAGCTGATGCATCTCTGCCTGTCACAAACTTAGGACGCTATAGACAACAGCTAAAACAACACTGGGAATCCAATTCTGCTTGGTATTTCAATACTAAGCCCCCCACAGCTGTAGATAACTGAGAAGAAGGTTACCAGCAAAAAAGTACTGTGTTAGAAAGAGCCCAagtaaaaattcttcatttcctttgTTAAGGCTTCTTCTGTGATCCATTAAAAAACAGCATTGTTCTATTTAACACCTAACATTTGGTAAAAGAGTATCTTGATAGATACCTAACTTCCTTTTCCCTCAAAGGTAGCTATCActcggaggaaaaaaaaaaaaaaaaaaaaaaaaatcgcaaaaGATTTTCAAGGCTGCTTTCAAGCATCTTTTTTAGGTAATTCCAtccttttaaataagtattttcccCACTTGCACAGGCACACACTGTGTAAGATACAGAAATAAGACCATAGACAAAGATACAAAATACGGCTTGGAAAGAATCCTTTTGGCCACTCAGGATTGCCCTTATTTGGCCCTGAAAAAGTAAATTACTTGGAAGAGATCAACCTACACGCTTGGAATATTAGTTCAATATTAAGTGCCAAATAATTACAAGCAACTCCTAAGATTTCATTACAGCAAGTCCGACCCTGAAGCTACAGCACCAACGTGAAGCAGGAATGTGCACAACTACAGTTCTCCTGTGAACAGTGACCCAGGCAAAGCAGAAACAGACATACCTGATCTTGGTGGTCAATGAAAGTGTGAACACAGGTTCTCGTCCCAGCATCCCAAACCTTCACACTTTTATCagatgaactgaaagaaaaatagtattgaTCAATATTTAAATGAATAGATCAACTGCGGTTTAGTGCAAAGCTTAAAAGATTCTCATGCAGTGGACATAAGAAATCCCCTGTCACCCACCAAATAGAGGGATAAACTAACAAAGGAGTGTGTCTTCCAGCTACCTTTAAAATATGTTCACTGTTTCAACATCTGCAACATGAAAATGAGGACTCCTGTTTTAGCCAAAAAATTCTTTAAAGTAAGTTCTTTGGATAAAGAAACTCCTGTTACATATACTGGGTCCCCAACTGCCTCAGCTGTTTTGAGAGTTAACACTAAAGTTCAACTAGATTAATGTACTACTACATTACGTTGTACTTTTTAATTCAATGGCAATTTTTCAGCTATTTAGAATCAAATTGCCCTTCTTTTACATGTTCTTCACTTGTGTAGGGAACTACACTGCAGTGGGACGACTTAAGACTATAAAAAGCTTTTCACTGCAACTGGCAGCACATCACAGACTGGCTCTTGAGTCTTTAATTGTAATGTACATTATTCCATTATAGATTCCATTGCAATTTGTACATGTTTACTTTTTATGATCCATTTCCCtttgtaaatataaaattatatgatTTTTTCCAATAAGCATAAACAAGTTAAAAACCCTCAATACCTGGAAACAAAATGGGTATCATCGGGACAAAATGCTACATTTAATACCCAGGATCCATGCCCACTTAATGTACCAGCCAAGTTTGCGTGTTGCCTGTGGAAAGAACAAATTTTAGACAACacagaattttaacattttaacgTTTGTGAATTCCAGGGAAAAAGCAACAGGAATATACTCTAGGTAGCGCAGTCAGGAACGCAAGGTTGTGGGAGGTGACCACTAGGCATTTGTTCATTCAGGCTGAACTGGTGTTACAACAGattctgtttttccatttcaaatggtTAATGTACAAAGAAGTCACTGAGAAAATAAACTGGTGGACAGAACAGTTTCACCATGAAGAAAGCAAAGTAATGCAGGTTTAGGGGAGTGAAGATCACTGAAGCTGTGCTTTTTCCTCCACAAGGTCTTCCAGGTTTTTGCACAATGCAACAGAAACAGGTCATAAATGTAATTTCTTGGGTATGGAGCAGATGTTTCAGATGGGTAAGCACAAACACACAGGACAGATCTACAAAACAATTCGCCTGTTGCCTACAAGGCCAAATATGAGGAAAGTAATTTGTTTTCAAGTTAAGCCTGTCATCCACCtatgcactttttaaaaactatttaacaGTGTAGTATTTTagtatttaatattatttattacatAAAGAAGTCACTAAAAGCTGGAGGAAATTATAGACAGCAAAGGGTTTGATACATTAAGTTATCAGCCTCTCTTTTCCTGTTAGCGTGTCTTGCAAAATAACTTACACATCATAAATTTTGATATAGCCGTCATCTGAAGCAGTTACAAGTAACTGAGAATCCGGAGAAAATGTCAGTGAACGAATAGGCATCGCATGACCTGAAATTCAAAGTTATATATGGCTTAGAACGTATCTATTCCTCTTCCTAATGACAGTGCTTAAGAAGCTACACCAGAAGAGCATTCCTGCGTTCCCTGTTAAAAGAAAGCAACCTCAGAAGAGGGTTTCTCTTTACGCCTCTACAAGCTTCTTTGCACAACATAAAATGGAAACCGAGGGTGATTCTGAACTTTGAATGTTAAGGCATGTCCACTGCAACACAAAAGTatcttattttttcagctgtggatCTTTATTAGAAAGTATGTCATATTTTCTAATATCATTTCATTTTGTAGTTGGGTTTTTAATTAACTATACAACTGGACAGAAACTGTATGGACATTAGAAGCCCACTTATCTGTTAGAAAAATGCATGTCTTATAAAATGTTCGGTTATTATTTACAACATGAATAAACTGCTATAAAACTAATACCACAGCAAAAAGAATAGTCATATACATGGCAGCACACATTTGGTTTAGCTTTATTCCCTTGTACTGCACTGCAATACAAGAAGGAACTGCAAGTCAAGATTTAGTTAAGCATTACTGACTATACCGTTTGAGAATAGGCATTTATGATGCAAGCCTCGGTTTACAGTTTGCCTCCAATATTTTAAGTGGTTTAAGTTACAGCACACTAACTAACTAAATACAGTCTAATGGACAGAAACATGAACTCATTTATGCCATGGCTGTTGTATATTATTCTGACTTGTGTTATATCGTTTAATTTTGTTGAGGAATGAAGCCAAAACTTGGGTATTGCAAATACACAAATCATTACCTTCTAGCGTATGCAGAAGTTTTCCAGTTGCAATATCAAAAATATTGATAATGCCATCTATTGCTCCACTGGCTAAGTATTTTCCATCTGGACTCTGTAATAAAGCACAAAAAGTATGCATTTAACAACCGTATGGATTTATGCTATGTACCTCCCTGACATTTTCTTGGCAACTTGTCACAAATACAAATCTGTGCAAGATACCTGGGCTCCAACAATCCCAAAGACCTCATCTGACTTATTCACAACGTGTGAATAAGCAAGATCAAAGTAAATTTTCCATATATGCAGGGTGGGAATGTCACACAGTTTATATATGGAACTATCAAAGTATGATCGTCATTTAACTATTATGTAGAGATAAACTGATAGATGGAAACAAAACATCAGATTTACAACACATTACAGCAATAGCAATTTCACATAAGAAATTATCAATTTTCTTACATATGCAATGCTAAGGATGAACTTTCCTCTGGTGTCCAGGGAATATTCTTTCTTTCCGGTTTCAAcaccaaaaatatttacttttccgACATGACTTCCTGTTGCAAGGTACTGGGAATCAGGTGAAAAAGCCAGGGACCAAGCATCAActgtgttgaaaagaaaaaaaataaataaatcagttagCTGAATACTGTTTCTAGGTATTCAACAATGTCAGTTCTGTATGCACTTCTTTAGACATTTAACCCCCTAATTACTCTTAATGCTCTAAACTCTACTCTTAAGAAGAGCTTACAAACTCATGAAAGTTAATTTCCTTCTATGTAATCAGTGGAGCATAGCTTGagctatttatttccatttagtgAAAGATTACATTTTCTAGTAAGACCTTGAGCTTTTCAGACCCTCCTGTAACAATAAATTTAGAATTTACGACTGCATGAGTTAAGTCTAAATTCTTACTTTTCTACTGGTACCAAAAGATACTAAACTAGTAAAAGAAAGCAACACTAGTATCTAGCAAAGCACAGAAGATGCAGGAGAAACACAGATATACAAATGTAACATACAGCAACATCCCCTCAACAGAATTTAAAATACCATACCTTTCTATAGCAGTACAACGTATTTATCTGGCACAATGtaattaacaggtttttttctataAACTTAATACTAGTTACCTAAAACATTGCAAGATTGTTCTTAAACTAGGGATTGCCGGTGGACCAATGAAATGTTTGAAATAAGATCTTAGGCCCTGAATTCCAACTCAGAAGACACAACATTGATCCAGACCAGCTTTACTGTGTTTTGACTTGTTCCCTCAGGCTTGGATGTACTGCATAAACAAGCATCACATACTTGTCTCAAATTCAGTGCAGTGCTTACAAAGAAAGCTCAGATCTTCTTCGTAAGCCACTTCAAATAAGCATttgaattatcttttaaaatagccttttatCAAATAAACGTATCCAAGAAAGCGCAAGCAgtgtgaaaaaataaatgtaaagttgTCTGATATACTTTATGTTGAGTTCATAAAAATCACTTAGatttttgcaaagaaagcaagatttaaaaaaaaaacacaacaaaaccaaactgcaacAAACTAGTCATCTCATGTACCCTAATTATACCCTGTGCAGTATTACTATCTAGAGTAAGTACACTTCTTACACAGAGACAGGTTAACACTGACATCTTACCAGGGCCAGCATCTATTGACTTGATCTGTTTGCCAGTTTCTAAATCCCAAAGGCGAATGTGGGCATCAAGGGAGCTGGATGCTGCGATGGAGCCTGTGTGGCTGATATCCACAGACACCACGCCCAGCTGGTGACCCTCCAAAGTCCACTGTAGATCCAATTTTTCATCATTCCTTTTgttcaagggaaagaaaagcctaGTTATTAATAGCTGGGGGTACATAACTGATCTCCAGCCTCAGACAAAACAAGAAAGACAACCCACATTTCTCTATTTTGTTCAGCAAAAGGGGAATCGAATTTCACCCATGAAACATGAAGATAGTTATGCACAAATTGCTTTCTGTGCTTAAGGGAAAGAACCGGCAAATCCATCATTTATCATGTTTCTGCAAAGCATGTACTTCATCTTAAGTCTGTAAGCAGTGCCACTGAAATTTTGATTGCGCATCAATACACGAGTACTTACACAGCAGACTGTTAATCTGTCGGCAAACCATGAAACGCAATGACCAACACTTTTGTAATTACCACAACAAAGCTACTCATGTCATTACAGTTAAGCACATACTTAATACTGCTTTGGCTAAAAGATAAAACGATTTATTTGCAAAAGCACACTTCAGTGTCACTTGCATGAGGAttatgaggatttttttcttttctaaataaaaaaggaagatgtCGTTTCCTGTTTCACTCTACTCCCATTATTCCTTTCACAGTACACACGCTCCAGTGCACTGCCTCATAAAAAGTTATATTTCTAATTCTTTGGTTTAGAAATCCATTCTTTGTACTATGTCACTACATGTATTATTCTCTGGCAGACAACACGTAAAATTTGATAAGTATTTTCAAAACGGTTTGTGTTCTTCAACAACTAAAGCACATCAGAAAGCTACCACTCCAAGAGAAAGCACGCACCAATGAAGATAAGCTTGCTCGAGGGAACATTCTGTGTGCCAGGCTACCCCTTCCCTGATGCAACTTCTAAAATCCCTGCAGATCATGGAAATTCAAGACTGCTGTACTTCCATACTGAC includes:
- the SKIC8 gene encoding superkiller complex protein 8, with protein sequence MTTQYGILFKQEQAHDDAIWSVAWGKNKKDGSETVISGSLDDLVKVWKWNDEKLDLQWTLEGHQLGVVSVDISHTGSIAASSSLDAHIRLWDLETGKQIKSIDAGPVDAWSLAFSPDSQYLATGSHVGKVNIFGVETGKKEYSLDTRGKFILSIAYSPDGKYLASGAIDGIINIFDIATGKLLHTLEGHAMPIRSLTFSPDSQLLVTASDDGYIKIYDVQHANLAGTLSGHGSWVLNVAFCPDDTHFVSSSSDKSVKVWDAGTRTCVHTFIDHQDQVWGVKYNGSGSKIVSVGDDQEIHIYDCPV